In the Natrinema sp. CBA1119 genome, TAGAGGGGCGGCAACTCGATCGGATCCGCGCCCCGGTGCGCTGCAACAGCGTGAATGACGGCGATGTGTAGCGGCTCGTCGATGTCGTCGCCGGTCGATCCGCTGAATGAGGAAGTCACGACGTATTCGAACGGACGGGGAGATAAAAGGGCAGCGGCGATTCGAGAGCCGTGCTCGTCCGTCGCGCCGTCGGGGAAAAGCGTTTCCGACACGCGGTGATCGCCCCCGGTCACCGACGCACCGGCGGAATCGGAACATGGAAGCCCCACGCGCCGGCCCGTTTCAGTATGCTCGATCAAGCGGTGCTCGGTATCGGCCTGCTCGTCGTCCTCGTGATCGGCTCGTGGGTAGTCAAACGGATCCGCGGTGGCTCCGCGGACGAGCGGCAATCTCGGGACCGTCACAAAGCGGCCCAGAAACGCGACCCACCGGTCGAGATCGGCGACGTCGAGACCGTCGCTATCAGCGAGTTTACCGACCACCACTCCGGCGAGCGACAAGCGGTCGGCAAGATCGAAGGGTTCGTCGTCTTCGTCGAGGACGTTCCCGGGGGCTGCGAGCCGACCGACGTGATCCGGATCAAAGTCCTCTCGTTCAACCGCGGGCACACGTCGGCGACCGCGACGTTCCTCGAGACCGCCTAAAGTGCCAACTGAAACGGTTCACACACTGATCGCCGATGCGTTACGCTCGCCGTCGAAGCACGAGCGCCGTTAGCAACCCGGCGATCGACGCGAGTCCGATCCCGATTCCGAAGCCGGGAACGCTATCGGAACCGTCGTCTTCGTCCTCGTCGCCGCTTTCCGCCGTGTTTTCGTCGTCCTGCGTCTCGAGGAACTCGCTCATTTCGTCGGTCTCGATCGTCGGCAGCTCGTCGTCCCACTCGCCGGCCCGGTGGACGGTGGTCTCGGAGTCGACCACGTCGAACTGCTCGAGATCGGATTTCGACGCCGACGCGGTGTCGACTTCGCCCATATCGTCGACGTGAACGTACATCGACGCGGTGTCTCCGTCCTGTTCGGTCGCGATTCCGCTGATAGCCATGCTCTCGCTGACCGTCTCGGTGAGCGTACTCATGTCGTCGAACCGCGCCCCGCCTTCGACGCGCACCGTGCCGTCGTCGATACCCGCATCGACGCGGGCGACCTCGAGTTCGGATTCTGCCAGCGCCGAAACGAACTGGTCGGCTTCCGGGGACGTCGGCGACGTCGGTCCGGTCTGGGCCGACTGCGCCCAGTTTTTGACCGCCTGACTGGCCAGATCCTCGGCCCCGAGTTCGAACTCGCCGTCGATCGCGAGCTGGTCACCGTCGGTTTCGGCCGACAGGTCGAACGTGACGTCGTTCGGACGGTCGACGCCTCGAGACTCGAGTTCGTCGATGTAGGCGTCCCAATTATCGGTGTCGCTCGTCAGTGAGGCGTCGAGCGTCATCTCGTCGGACGACGTCTGTTCGATCGAGCCGTCCCAGGTGAGTTTCGTATCGAGATCCGCCGCCTGCTGGGCTTCGATAGCCGTTCGTGCGTTCTCGAGTTGGTCCTCCGGTAGCTGGTCGTCCGTGGCGGTCGCTTCCGCGAGGTCGAACATCGCGACCGTGAGTTCGTTGTAGTTCTCGAGCGCGACGTCCCACTCGACATCCATCGAACTACCGCTCGCGTCCATCGTGAACGAGAGGGTCTCGATCTCGAGATCGGTGACGCTGGTTGCGACCTCCTGTGCGTCCGATCGGCTGAGATCGGTTGTCGGATCGTTCGCCAGCTGATCCGTGAGCTGCTCTTCGATGCCGTCGTCGATGCCAGTGTACTCGACGGTGAATGCGATGTCGAGTCGGTGTTGGCCGTCGGATCGTTCTTCGAAGTCGTAGCTCGTGAGCTCGATGTTGCTGGTCCCGCCCAGCATCGCGGCGTAGACGCCGTATTGCTGTTGAAGCGTCTGCTCGGCCTGTTCGCGCGTCTCCCACTGATCAGCCGTCCAGCTGGTAACGGTTCGTTCCTGGCTGACACCGACTTCGTAGCCGTTGTTCGTCTCCTGCAGTGAGGCGTCGAGATACTCGTCAGCCCCGTCGGCACCCGACGCTCCGGGCGAGTCGACCGACACGTTCCCGCTCGTTTCGAGTCGGTCCGCCGTCGCGGTGACGTGACCGTTCGTACTGACCGCTCCGGTCGTCGTCGCCTCGCTGTCGAACGTACCGGACGCGGATCCCTCGAACTCGTTCGTCTCTTCGGAGACTTCGCCGGAGACGTCGAGTTCGAAGTTCTCGAGGTCCTCGGGTTGCTGCATGACCATCGAACCGCTCCCGGAGAGACCCTGCTGATCGAGGATCGCCGAGACGTTCGCCGATTCCAGCTCGTCGTCGGGGTTCTCGATGTCGTCGACCACCAGCATGTGGACCAGTCCTTCGCTGACGTCCATGCCCATCTCGAGCGTGTCGACGTCCGTTTCATCGTCGTAGCGAAGGACGGCGCTGTCGTTCTCCCCGAGGTAGATCTCGTCGGCCGAACCGAGTTGCGATTCGGCTTGCGAGATCGAGTCGTACGATTCGAATTCGGGCTCCGGCTCGGTCGCTTCGACGGTCGTCGTCATTCCCCCGAAGACGATCGGCAGCCCGATCGTCGCTACCCCAACGACTGCGACCAGAAACACGGCCAGAAACGCTCTGAACCCGTCCGTCGATCGCAGCTTTGTTTCCGATGACATATAGGTAGACCTCCAACTGGAAGTGCTTAAAGGTTAATTTTCTAAACCATGCATCGATGGATTCAGCTCTCGCTATCAGTAATCCGCACCAAAATTCTCACGATAAACGACGGGTATGTGGCCCGTGAATCGCTCGTAGGAGTACCCAGATCCGTCGCCTCGAGGCGTTCGCCGGCAGTTCGAGCGCGCTCGGAATCCGGCCGTGGGGACCGCTCGCTATCGACAACCTCTTTCGCTCGCCGCGGTCATATCGAGTATGACCGATTATTTCGAAGTACACGAGCGTGACGGGGCCGCGCGCGTGGGCGAACTCCGCCTCTCTTCGCCGGTGACGACGCCCGCACTCGTAGACGACGTCCTCGAGGACGCGGGTTCGCTCTGGAGCGAGGATCGCGAGATTCCCGCGGGCGACGAGTCGCGGCTCACGGTGCTTCCCCACCGGGCGTTCCCCGGCGGCACCGCCGAGGAAGTCCAGGAATCCTTCGCCGTCGACGCCCCCGACGTCGAGTATCCCAGCGTCGCTGTCGTCTCGAGCGAGAGCGTCGAATCCCAGGGGACGGACGCCTACGCCCTCTCGAACGTCCAGTCGGTGATGGGTCACGGCGCTGCGCTAGTCGAGGCCGTCGTGGCCGCCCGCGAGGCGATCCCCGCCGACACCGCCCTGCTGTTTTCCGGCGTCGCGACGCCGCGGAACGTCGCCCTGCTGGCCTACGCCGGCGTCGATCTGTTCGACGAGACCGCCGCGGTCGTGAGAGGCACCGAGGGCCGCTATCTGACGACCGACGAGGCGTACTTCCTCGAGGACCTCGAGGAGCTCCCCTGTTCGTGTCCCGCCTGCCAACAGCCCCGCGAGGAGTTTACGCGCGAGGACTGTGCGGACCACAACGGCAACGTCCTCGAGGCAGAACTGGCGATCGTCCGCCGTCGGATCCGGGACGGCCGCCTCCGGGATTACGTCGAGGGACAGGCCCGCCACGACCAGTGGCTCACTGCCGCGATGCGCGAACTCGACTCGCAGTGGGGGTATCTCGAGGAGCGCACGCCCATCCTCCGCGATGCCCAGATCGACGCCGCGTCCGCGGACACCCTTCGCCGGGTGGAGATCCAGCGCTTCGCCGATCGAGTGACGACGCGGTACCGGAACCGCTTCCAGAATCCGCTCGTGCTGGTCCCGTGTTCGGCCGCCAAACCCTACAGCGAGTCCCAGAGCCACCGCCAGTTCCACGACGCGATTCAGTGGCGCGCCCACCTCGTCTCGATGACCAGCCCCATCGGCGTCGTCCCGCAGGAACTCGAGACGACCTACCCCGCCCAGCACTACGACACTGTCGTGACCGGCCGCTGGTCCGAAGACGAAAAGCAATTCGTCGCCGATGTCCTGCAGCGCTACCTCGAGCGCAACGAGTATCCGGAGATCATCGCCCACGTTCCCGACGAGGGCTACCGCGACATCGTCGAACGCGTCGAGGACCGACTCGACCTCAATATCACCTACACGGTCGCCGAACACCCGACCGACGACGAGTCGCTCGCGAACCTCTCGCAAGCGCTGTCGGGCGAACTGAAGTACCCGAAGCGCGAGCGCGAGCACAACACCGTCCGCGCCCTCGCGGACTACCTGCTGGGCGACGGTGCCGGCGACGACCTCTTCGAGGACATCCAGACGACCGGTCGCTACCCCAAGATCCAGGTTCGCGATCGCGAGGAGACCCAGCTCGCGACGATGGTTCCCCAGTACGGCACCCTGTCCTTTACGCTCGCGGGGGCGAGGCGGTGGCTCGAGAGCGATGCGCCGACGAAGCGCGTCGAGATCGACGGCTTCGTCCCACACGGCAGCGTGCTCGCGCCGGGCGTCGTCGACGCCGACGAGGACATCCGCGTCGGCGACGAGGTGGTCGTCGAGGGACCGAAGGCGTTCGCCGTCGGCCGCGCCGAGATGTTCGGCCGCGAAATGGTCGAGAGCACGCGCGGTATCGCCTCCGAAATCCGCCACGTCGAGGAGAAGTGAACGAGAGAATATCGTCGCCACCCGAGCGGTTCGTGATTCTCGACTCGGTCGTCTCTCTCGGACCTATCTGCCGACTCTCTGCCCGTCTCCGATACTCCTCCTGAGCCAGCGGTGGATTAGCGGTTCGTCGCGTCGGACCCGCAGCCACAGCGCTCGGAGACGTTCTCTCGACAGGACGGACACCGACAGCCGTTCACGAATCGGTTGACGGAACGGCCACACTCCGGACACTCCCAGATGCTGGAATTCGACGTTCCCGTCACTGTCGGACCCTGATTCCGACGAGACGCAAAGGTGTTTCCCATCGTCTCAGCTCGAGAGAAACGATCCAACGCCGAAGTCGTCGGTAGCGACGGACGGCCCCGCCGGTCTCGTTCCGCCGCTCGGCCCCGTTCATTGATACGGAGCGGCGCCGTAGTAACGAGTGTGAAGACGACGCACCGACTGACGCTCGCGGGCGCGTTCGTCGTCCTCGCCGGCGTCGCCAGTCTTCTCGCTGCACCGGAGCTGTCCGACCCGCTCGTGACCCGCTGGAACGCCGCCGGTGAGCCGGACGGGACGATGTCGAAGACGCTCGGTCTCGCGTTCGTTCCCGTCCTCTCGGCGGCGCTGGTGGCGCTCCTCGCAGCGGTCCCTCGCATCGACCCGCTCGGTGAGAACGTCGACGCGTTCCGAGCCGCGTACGACTGGTTCGTCGTCGCCTTCGCGGGGTTCATGTTCGTCCTCCACGCCGGCATCCTCGCGTTCAACCTCGGCTACGAGTTCGATTTTACGCTCCTCGTCCTCGGTTCGGTCGCCGTCCTCTTCTACGGCGTCGGCGCGTTGCTCACCCGCGCGGAGCCCAACTGGTTCGTCGGTATCCGCACGCCGTGGACGCTCAGTAGCGAGGCAGTCTGGGAGCGCACGCACGAACTCGGCGGCCGGCTGTTCAAGCTCACCGCGGTCGTTTCGCTGATCGGCCTCTTCTTCGGGGAGTACGCCGTCTACTTCCTCGTGGTGCCCGCGCTCCTGACGGCCGCGATCACTACCGCGTACTCGTACTATCTCTACGAACGTCTCGAGCGCGACACGGAGTCGTCCTCGAACGCCGGCGTCTAAGATCGCACTCTCGAAAACGCCGCCATCGTGCGCCTTCGACCCGGAGCCGTGCCGGAAAGCCGAGTCGCTCGAGACGGGTCACTCCCCGGAACGGCCGGGACACGACTTGAGCAGGTGCTCGTGATAGGCGGCCGCCGGGACCCGTTCCCCGCAGAGGTCACACTCGCGGTCACCGCCATCGCGATCGTCGGTCACGATCAGTGGTTTCATCCTCATCGGAATAACTGTCGTGCTTCGTCCGGGCTCCGTCGTGTGAGCGGCGTTCGGTACGGCCTCGAGGAGACCCAAGACGCCGTTCATCCCGGTTTCGGACCGGTCCGTTTCCGCGACCGACTGTCAAATCGTATAGTTGTATTATATACCTACACGACGTACGTAGTACCGGTGACGCAGATGAACAGTATCACAGCAACCACCGGAACCGACGGGGGCTACGCCCTCGAGAACGACTGGCGACCCCTCGCGATCGCGGGCGGGATCGTCGGGCTGATCGGGATCCTCGCGATGGCCGCCCCGGCCGTCACCGGGCTCTCGGTATCGATCGCGCTCGGAGCGCTCCTCGTCGTCAGCGGAATCGTCCACGGCGTCCACGCGTTCACGGCGCGCGGCTGGCGCGGATCGATCTGGCAGACGACGCTCGCGGCCGTCTCGGTGCTCGCCGGACTGGCCGTCCTCGCGGCCCCCGCGATCGCGCTCGTTACGCTGACGCTCGCGCTCGTGGCGTACCTGGCGATCGACGGGATCGCGGAGCTCGCGACGGCCGCACGAATGTCCGGGTCCCGCGGTCGAACATCGGTCGCCGTCAGCGGCGTTATCGCGCTCGTCCTGGCCGGATTCCTCTGGATCGGCTTCCCGGCCACCGCGGCGTGGGCCGTCGGCCTGCTCGTGGGCGCGAACCTCCTCGTGACCGGGCTCTCGATGGTGGCCGTCGCGATGGCCGCTCGTCGTCCGATGGACGACGTGACCCCGCCCGCAACCGAGCCTCGCGGCGCGTAATCCGTTTTGCCCGTTCGAACGGACTGATGCGAGCCACACTCGGACGGGAGTGTCACTCGAGTTTCGGCGGATCGCCCCGAAGTGTCCGTGCGCGAAGTGAACGGTGGGAAGAACCGACATTCAACGGGGGGAAATAGATTACAATTCGGGAACTGTGTGTATGGACTGATACATTCTATTTATTACTCCACGGGGGTATTAGTCGGTAATGGATTTGCAGGAGGAAACACTTATTCGGCTGCTTACGGACACCGCTAATCGAGCGATTTTGACCGTTCTCGCTAACGCTTCTCACGGGCTCTCTGTGACCAAACTTTCCGAACGACTCGTTTCGGAGGACGAGGGGGAATTCGACCAGACGGTCATCTCGCTCCATCACAACTATCTCCCCCGCCTCGACGAAGCGGGATTGATCGAGTACGATCGCGACGAAAACGTCGTCACCGAGGGGAGCTACTCGGCGGCCGATACCGAATGGATGAACGTCGACGTGCTCGACGAACTGCTCTCACAGTGTGGAACGGGACGCGGAGCAGACGAGCGGACTGTTGGACGACTCGAGGGTCGCGAATCCGTGTACGAGTATTGTCGGAAATTGGCCGATAGAGCGACGGACGAACTGTTTCTGATCTATGCCTCTGACGAGTTACTCGACGAAGAGTGTCTCCCGCACGCAGAGAATGCCATCGATCGAGGAGTCTCGTTACACGCCGGAACGAAAGACCGGGAGACCCGAGAGTTCTTTCGGGATCGGCTTCCCGACGCGACGATATGGGAGCCACAGATGGACTGGATGTACGAACAGTCGAGCCACCCCAGGGTGAGTCGACTGATCGTCGCCGATCGAGAGACGGTCGTCGTCGGTCTCTGGGACGAAGACGCGGACGGGACGAAAACGGAGATCGCGATGACCGGTGAGGGAACGACCAATCCCCTGGTGGTCCTCGTCCGTGAACTGCTCGGCCCTCGACTGGATCACCTCGATTACCAGAGTGACGATTTCTTGGGAGCCCTTCCGTTTGAAACCTGATCGGCAGTATCTGCGATGAAGAACGGATTCGGCACCTGCTCCGCCTGTACTGAGCGAGACAGCGGAAACCGCTCCGAAATTACGGCCTCTTGTGATACCCGCTCGTCGAATGAGACCCCGACTCCTATTCGCCGAACATCGAATTGAAGAACTTCCGTTCCGCCGTTCGGAGGTGCTGGTTGAAGGTGGCGGGCGCGATGCCGAGGCGCTCGGCAATCTCCTCGCCGGTGCTGCCCCGCGGCCAGTCGAAATAGCCCGCGAAGTAGGCCGTCTCGAGGGCCGCCCGCTGTTTCTCGGTCAGTTCGTCCTCGAGGACGGACGACGAGCCGCTGTCGCTGCGCTCGCTGCGTTCGGTGGTCCGCTGTGCGAGATAGGTGACGTCGTCGCGCTGGGTCCTGATGAGTTCGATCATCTGGCGGGTGTCCCGGCCGCGCGGAAGTTCGACGACGAACCGGAACTCCCCGTCGGCGATCGTCGCCTCAGCGACGCGGCCGCCGTGGGTGGCGATCGTCTCGAACAGGCTGACGGCGGCGGGTGCGACGAGTTCGAACTCGAACTCGTCGCGTCGGGCCGCGAGCAACCGAACGTCGCGGATGCCGTCGGTCCGGTCGGTGGCCTCGAGAAACGCTTCCTGGGAGACGCCGTGTGCCGAGCCGTAGGCCAGGAGCGTCTCGTCGCTGCCGACCAGTTGCTCGAACTCGATCGTGCACGACTCGGTCGTCGAGAGTTCGATCAGTTCCTCGGCCATCGCCTCGACGCGGAACTCGAGTTCGATGACGGCGTCGCTGACGAGTGCGTCCCGGCGTTCGATCGCGGTGATCGCGTGGGCGATGACGTCGCCGATCCGGCCGAGAACGTCGGTTTCGGGCCCCTCGAACGATCGCGGTGACGACGAGTAAACGTTCAACACGCCGTAGACGAGATCCTCGTGGGTGATCGGAATCGCGACCGACGATCGGTAGTCGCGGGCGCGTGCCGCCTCCCGCCACGGTCCGAACTCGGGATCCGCGCCGGCGTCGTTCATCACCTGAACCTCCCCGGTTCGGATCGCTGTTCCCGCCGGCCCCCGTCCGCTCTCGTCGTCCTCGTCGACGGTGACGTCGATCTCCTCGAGGTATCCGTCCTCGACGCCGGCCGCCGCGTTCGGGACGACGCGGTCGCTGCCGGGGTTGACGCTGCCGATCCACGCGAATCGATAGGCGTCGGACTCGGCGAGTCGGTCACAGACCTCCTGTTCGAGTTCCGCGCGCGTCTCGGTCGTGATCACCGCGTGGGTGATGTCGTGGCCGATCCGGTTGAGCCGGTTGAGCGCTTCGAGTTGCTCGCGCTGCTGGCGGCGTTCGCGCTGCTGGCGGGCGCGCTCGATCGCGTGGTGGATCGTTCGCACCAGGAGTTCACTGGTCACCTCGTCTTTGACGAGGAAGTCCTGGGCACCGCGCTGGATCGCCTCCACGCCGACCTGCTGGTCCCGGACGCCGGTCAGGACGACGATCGGCGTCTCTCCCGCCTCCTCGTGGACCGTCTCGAGGGTGTCGAGCCCCTCGCTATCGGGGAGGTTCAGGTCGAGCAGGACGATATCGGTGGACGCCGATTCGATCGTCTCAAGGCCCTCCTCGAGACGGGTTTTTCGGGTGATCTCGGGCGTCTGACTTGCCGTCTCGGTGGGGCTGACCCGCTGGGCGAGTTCCTCGGTTCCGCGGAGCATCTCCTGTATGAGACGGGCGTCACCGGGGTTGTCCTCGATTAGGAGGATGTGAAGTGCGTCCTCGGGGTCCGCGCTCTCCGCATCGGCGGTCCGGGTGTTCGTCTCGGTCATCAGTTGTCGACCTCCGGTGGGAGTCGGACGACCGAGAACCAGAACTTCTCGAAGGCGCGGACCGTCTGAATGAATTCGTCCGGATCGACCGGTTTCGTGAGGTAGGCGTTGGCGTGGAGTTCGTAGGACTTGACGACATCCTCCTCCGCGCGCGAACTCGTCAGCACGATCACCGGGATCGATCGCAGCACTGGATCCTCCTTGAGTTCCTCCAGAACCTCTGCACCGCCCTTGCCGGGCAGATTGAGATCCAGGAGGATGAGGTCCGGGCGCGGTGCGTCGGCGTACTCGCCCTCCTGGGAGAGAAACGCCAGCGC is a window encoding:
- a CDS encoding TRAM domain-containing protein; protein product: MLDQAVLGIGLLVVLVIGSWVVKRIRGGSADERQSRDRHKAAQKRDPPVEIGDVETVAISEFTDHHSGERQAVGKIEGFVVFVEDVPGGCEPTDVIRIKVLSFNRGHTSATATFLETA
- the arcS gene encoding archaeosine synthase subunit alpha; the encoded protein is MTDYFEVHERDGAARVGELRLSSPVTTPALVDDVLEDAGSLWSEDREIPAGDESRLTVLPHRAFPGGTAEEVQESFAVDAPDVEYPSVAVVSSESVESQGTDAYALSNVQSVMGHGAALVEAVVAAREAIPADTALLFSGVATPRNVALLAYAGVDLFDETAAVVRGTEGRYLTTDEAYFLEDLEELPCSCPACQQPREEFTREDCADHNGNVLEAELAIVRRRIRDGRLRDYVEGQARHDQWLTAAMRELDSQWGYLEERTPILRDAQIDAASADTLRRVEIQRFADRVTTRYRNRFQNPLVLVPCSAAKPYSESQSHRQFHDAIQWRAHLVSMTSPIGVVPQELETTYPAQHYDTVVTGRWSEDEKQFVADVLQRYLERNEYPEIIAHVPDEGYRDIVERVEDRLDLNITYTVAEHPTDDESLANLSQALSGELKYPKREREHNTVRALADYLLGDGAGDDLFEDIQTTGRYPKIQVRDREETQLATMVPQYGTLSFTLAGARRWLESDAPTKRVEIDGFVPHGSVLAPGVVDADEDIRVGDEVVVEGPKAFAVGRAEMFGREMVESTRGIASEIRHVEEK
- a CDS encoding SdpI family protein, with product MKTTHRLTLAGAFVVLAGVASLLAAPELSDPLVTRWNAAGEPDGTMSKTLGLAFVPVLSAALVALLAAVPRIDPLGENVDAFRAAYDWFVVAFAGFMFVLHAGILAFNLGYEFDFTLLVLGSVAVLFYGVGALLTRAEPNWFVGIRTPWTLSSEAVWERTHELGGRLFKLTAVVSLIGLFFGEYAVYFLVVPALLTAAITTAYSYYLYERLERDTESSSNAGV
- a CDS encoding HdeD family acid-resistance protein, translating into MNSITATTGTDGGYALENDWRPLAIAGGIVGLIGILAMAAPAVTGLSVSIALGALLVVSGIVHGVHAFTARGWRGSIWQTTLAAVSVLAGLAVLAAPAIALVTLTLALVAYLAIDGIAELATAARMSGSRGRTSVAVSGVIALVLAGFLWIGFPATAAWAVGLLVGANLLVTGLSMVAVAMAARRPMDDVTPPATEPRGA
- a CDS encoding transcriptional regulator, producing the protein MDLQEETLIRLLTDTANRAILTVLANASHGLSVTKLSERLVSEDEGEFDQTVISLHHNYLPRLDEAGLIEYDRDENVVTEGSYSAADTEWMNVDVLDELLSQCGTGRGADERTVGRLEGRESVYEYCRKLADRATDELFLIYASDELLDEECLPHAENAIDRGVSLHAGTKDRETREFFRDRLPDATIWEPQMDWMYEQSSHPRVSRLIVADRETVVVGLWDEDADGTKTEIAMTGEGTTNPLVVLVRELLGPRLDHLDYQSDDFLGALPFET
- a CDS encoding bacterio-opsin activator domain-containing protein; this translates as MTETNTRTADAESADPEDALHILLIEDNPGDARLIQEMLRGTEELAQRVSPTETASQTPEITRKTRLEEGLETIESASTDIVLLDLNLPDSEGLDTLETVHEEAGETPIVVLTGVRDQQVGVEAIQRGAQDFLVKDEVTSELLVRTIHHAIERARQQRERRQQREQLEALNRLNRIGHDITHAVITTETRAELEQEVCDRLAESDAYRFAWIGSVNPGSDRVVPNAAAGVEDGYLEEIDVTVDEDDESGRGPAGTAIRTGEVQVMNDAGADPEFGPWREAARARDYRSSVAIPITHEDLVYGVLNVYSSSPRSFEGPETDVLGRIGDVIAHAITAIERRDALVSDAVIELEFRVEAMAEELIELSTTESCTIEFEQLVGSDETLLAYGSAHGVSQEAFLEATDRTDGIRDVRLLAARRDEFEFELVAPAAVSLFETIATHGGRVAEATIADGEFRFVVELPRGRDTRQMIELIRTQRDDVTYLAQRTTERSERSDSGSSSVLEDELTEKQRAALETAYFAGYFDWPRGSTGEEIAERLGIAPATFNQHLRTAERKFFNSMFGE
- a CDS encoding response regulator — translated: MSKPERPGSEPAQILLVEDNPGDVRLTKEAFKQGRIENDLHVVSDGIEALAFLSQEGEYADAPRPDLILLDLNLPGKGGAEVLEELKEDPVLRSIPVIVLTSSRAEEDVVKSYELHANAYLTKPVDPDEFIQTVRAFEKFWFSVVRLPPEVDN